The Silene latifolia isolate original U9 population chromosome Y, ASM4854445v1, whole genome shotgun sequence sequence ttttaaaaaaaacaagcaaataaaataccTGATTATGATTATGAGATTACTTGTTAGGAAGTTGACTCGGGCAATTTCTACTATCATGGCGTGCCATTTCTCCACAAGCACGACATTTTCTAAGAGGCTTAGCGTGCTCCTCcattgccttttctttttcagaAGTCATCCTTCTACCAGATCCCTTATTTTTTGCTTGATTTGGAGGAAGAATATGAGCTTTAGTAGGGATTTTAGACCCAAGAAGCGTCTCGATTTGAGTTTTCTTGCTTTTTGACTTCCCACCACTACTTGAAATCAACAACTTCTCATTGAAACTCTGAAGCAATTCGAGTaactctttctctttctcctcATCATCCTCCACAAGTGACACAGCAGTGAACACCCCTGACCATAATTCACTGATAGTGTTTTGTCTTGTGTCAATTGACGCACAATCAGCTTCTAAGGACGTCCCTACAACATTAAAGATAGGACGAAATGTTGCATAATTGCTCCACCTCGGCAATAGATATTCAGAAGGTATTTCATCAAACCCCTTATTATGCAACACCCATACACAATGTCTACAAAGTATCCCAAATCTCTGAAACCTCTTGCATGAACACACTAAAGTTTTCCCATCAACATCGACTTCATAGACTTTCTTGCTCTCACGATCCATAACAAATAAACGCTCCACGTCCCTTTCTTTCGTGCTTTTGTTGGCCTCATTACAAGAGTAGCATGCACCTTTCAACTCTTCTTGAAAATCATAAAACACAGGTGGTGTGTAAAATTCAGCACATTTCTTTTATATAGAAAGAGGAGTTGATAATATAGGAGAGGAGTTTTTAGAATCAGCAGTTAATTTAGAATGCTTCCAGCGTTGAGCATCCATTGCTTGATCGAAAGCGCATCCAAAACTGAACAAGTGATAGGTTGGGGTTGGTGAAGTTGCCGAAGAAACTATTCTCGATTCGACCTTGAAGTTGTTCTTAGAAGCCCACCCATATAAGTGTCCCGAAAATATGCAGGAATCCATAATTTGCGGTCCTCAAACATGGATTTTAGCCACTCATTTCCGGACaaatcatgtttttccataattgAACACCAAATTTCGACTCAAATTCAGTTGGCTCAATATCTTCATTCCAAACAATAGAACTTATTTCTTTTAGAAAGTCTGTGTCTTTGTAAATGGTTGAACCAACTTTGTCGTGCAATTttttcatgatatgccacatacgTAATCTGTGTGTTGTGTTGCCTGAAAACACATTTTTAACCCCCGCTTTAATACCCGGACATTGGTCAAGAATCGAGTAGTAGGATAACACCCACCCATTGCCTTCATAAAATTGTCAAAAAGCCGGTAAAAGACTCTTCATTCTCCCGCATTATCAAACCAGCCGCAAAAGTGACACATTTTTTATGGTTGTCAACCCCCGTAAAAGGACAAGACACCATACGGTATTCATTAAAATCGAATGTGGTGTCAaaagacacagaatcaccaaaGAGTGCATAGTTCTTAATTGCAATTGGATAAGCCCAGAAAACCTTAGTGAGTCATTTGTTGTCATCAACatcaaaatcaaagtaaaatgagGGAAACCTAGCTCTTTTTTGCATGAAGCCCTCTATCAGCATTTCCGCATCATATTCTTTGATGTATTTCTTTACATCCCTTGAAAAATTCTTAAAATCTTCTAAGGAAACCCCTACGTTTTTATATCCCCTAACGTACTCTTTAAACATTCGAAATGTCTTCACAGGCCCCTGGTTAACACGTGAGTTATCCATTATCATTTTCTTATGCACAAGGTTGAGCTTCCTAAATGACTTTAAGTGAATCATTGTGGCTGGAGTTACCATTGCATGTGAGTGCACCTCGATAAATTCATACACCTCATACTCACCAAAGAAGTCTCTTAAACTTAATCTTGGCAGGACACCCAACTCTTGTTATTGCCCTCCTCCTTTTTTGCCCACCATGCTGCCTATTACCTTCTTTGTTACACACACAGCTCTTATGTGTAGTAACTCCTTGAATGATTTTACTTGAATCCAATCTCGGACTAAAGCCACAAGCTTTGGCATATGCTTTGTAGAAATCCAACCCTTGCTCCAAATTCTCAAATTTCATTCCAACAAATGGTTTAAGCTCTTCTGAACAATGAGGCACTCCGTGAATCTCACTACTAGCAACAACTTCCGGGCTATCTGGAAGAATCAAATTAACAACAATTACTTATAAACTGTCGTCTTGCTTCACACTAacaaaatgcaataaataaaactAAATGATTTACCTGGCACATCATTCACTAATGGCACATCATTCACTAATAATTGATCTGGACAATTAGTAAGCAATAATATATCTTCTTCTGGATTTGTTGAAATATCCATGTCATTAGTATCACCAACTATAGCTGCAGAAACAACGAATGGCCAAATGAGCACTTATTCGCTAATAATTTTGAAAAATGATGATTGTCCTAGCTCGAACTAATGTAATTCAACAGCTAAAATTGTCACAAGGGAAAGGGTATTAGGAAAAGTAACGAGGGAAAGTGTACGAAACAACAAAATTGCCAACATTGTCATACAAACAGGCAAACACCTAACTTTAAcaatcaatcaaataatcaattgtTCAATTAACAGagcaaaaaaattaaaattgttcAATTATCCCTTtctcgtcccattttaggatacccgccccccgtttaatcccttttacgtactaggtacgtttcgaaatagtcttaggttcattttacatatattgtgggtacgtttcgtctaaataacccataaCCCATTCCCGCTCAAAATAGCTCAAAATATTTCATACACCGGCCCAATACAAAGCACAGGTTAAACAAGACCAAAGTAAACAAACAAGGCCCAACAAGCATTAATCCAGAGAATGTAAATCGTTGCAAAGAAAATGGGAAGATAACAGCCAACGGCCACAGAATTCAGGGGTATTCAATCATACTGAACTGAAATCGGATACCAAACGAAATCGAATGGATACTAATGAAATGGAAAACAGTAGGATACACATGCCATTTAAGAACTCAGAAttcaaaatcccaaaaaaaaaaaattacaaagaaCTCAAAGAACAAGAGAAATCAAATTACTACGATTAATATTGATTAGAAAACAATATTCCAGAAATTTTTACATCAATTTCAACTTCCAAAACACACTTCTAACATAAGCAGATACTTCTAAACTAAAGCCAAAAAGAGCCAACATCTCCAAAACCCTTTTACATACTACTTActtttcgaaatagtcttgggttcgttttacatatattgtgggtacgtttcgtctaaattaCCCAGGTACGTTAAGTAACGACTGTAAATTAACAACTCAAAAGCTGGCATCTTAGGCAATGGAACAATTTGTCCACCGAAAATGAGAATAATGGAACCAGTTGAAGAACAATTAATTGAACAAGTAACGATCAGAAATTAAATGATACAAGATAGTCCCCAAGATAGTCCAAAATAGAGTGGAAAACCTAGTTATGAAACATATATGAGTCGTTGAAAGTGATACATTGGTCATGAACAACGCAACTCAATCTCTAAAGTCATAATACACAAAAGAGCAGACCAGTTTCCTTTATGGAATTTAACTATCGGCTCCATCCTAGATTTAATTGTAACTGCTAATAGTCAATCCAAAAACATTGCATTTCACTGAAGGAATTGACGAAAAAGTTGCCAGTTTGCGTGGCATGAAAATGTAAAGATAGAGGAAGACAAGGACTAATAATGGTTATAATAATTACTAAGAAAGCTAAAAAAAAGTTGTCGCTTTGTTACAAAGCGGTATCGCCCCGCAAAAGTACAGCATTATCTATGCATATACCTCAGTTAAAAAGAGACAAAAGGACGGATAGTCGGATTCTATGAATTAGCATATGAAGGAATATCCAAGTCAGGAGGCAATAAATTGATCGAATAATATGAAATGTTCGCAATGTACAAAGATGAGAGTATTCATAGTATATGTGCCCAAGACACTTAGGGAGAAAATTCGATACAGACAGGCAAACAGTGTCATACAAAAAGAGCAAAAAGAGTGAAAGAATTCGTAACTTTATGAACCAAATAGTGTCATACAAACAGGCAAACAGGCAAACACCTAACTTTAACAATCAATCAAATAACAAACTTATCATGAACCCAGTTCTTACACAcaaccaaacaaaaaaagaagatCCCTTTTTCAGATTTTATGAACCAAATTTGCAGCCATCTctttttaatataaaatgcaGAATCAATGCAAAAAGAGTGAAAGAATTCGTACCATCTACCATTTGGGAATCATCTTCATCATTTACGGTTTCAGTTATTGAGGCATGTTCTTGAGTACAAACATCTGCAATTAAAATCACAATAGTATCTTAGTAAGTGCATCTAAAAATCTGCAATTAAAATGTTAATCGCACAACAAAATGAAGAATTTGTACCAgaagttgaagaacaattggttgagactgttaccatctttaaagaatttaacccaattgaaaccctaaaaaaacgaTTTGAATTTTTCGGTTATTACAAACCCTAATTTATCAAACAATTTGaaatttcttcataaaattaaccTCATAAACTACTCTACAATCCATATATGTGCATTGATCTAAAATACCAAATCAAttaaatgtaaaattttcgatTAAATTATTTTATGAAAAAATAACAGTAATTGAAGCTAACCTTgtttgatgaattaatgatgagcTGAATGTTGTAAATCTAGAAGCTTGTTTCGTAGAGGATAGTGATGGTAGAAACTAGTTTACCAAGAAGAGAATCGCGAAAGGTTGAAGAAGAGAACCATGGAAGTCGTTTTTCTTGTTTTGTGGAAGAAGATAGAAGCGCGTAAGAAGAAGATAACAAAGTATAATGGGTTGGTTCGTGCATTTCGCCGCATGTAAGTTAGTTCGCACGGgatcccgcccctatatatatatatatatatatatatatatatatatatatatatatatatatatatatatatatatatagagtgagcatcccatgagtctagcatcttagatgagtctagcatatcaataagAACCGTTGGATCGGAAGATCCAACAAAACCCTCATTCTTCCACGTCACCCTAAACAAATCCTCATAAGAAAACCCATACCAGTGATTTTTCTCATTCACGTTTTCTAAATTTCTCGAACTTTTTTCTCTCTctcccaaaaccctaaaaaaagctaaaaaaatccccaaattcaagaaggaatatgcaAATATCAATCGAAAATCGATTGAAGATGTAAGAATATAATCAAAATCTCTCAAAATCAAACATGCTTCTTATCTTGAAGAAGTAAATCAAtcgaaaatcaaaaaaaattaatcaaatatgCTTCTTATCAAGAATCGCGTTTCTTACACACAAATGAAGAGGTAAGAATCAACGTTCTTTCCGctattttaattcttattttctatATATTCGATCTGATATTTTAtgtgttcttattgttatcgtcgattgttcatattattattgtcgATTGTATGTATTCATAGTGTTTGTGCGAAAAGTTAGGGTTATGAGATGGTGAAATTGAGCAATAATTTTAATTTGTAGTTATTATTGAGGAATATCAGTTGTTATTATTGAGGAATATCAGTTGTTATTGAATTGAATCAAAATATTGGTATAAAATTGTTAGAAACTCAtagttttaatttgttttttttggtgAATTTACGATTAAATTATGTAATGATTACGATTTTATGAGTTGTTAAATCGTGTTATAATATCATTTTTACTGTTAATTGTCAATTCTAAGTATAAATAGTATTTGACAAAAAATTAGGGTTATGACATTGTGAGATTCATATCCGGATAATTTTCATGAAAATTGGGGCTAAGCGTGACGATTAAATTATGTTTTGTAAAATTCTCGGCACATGTTATCTTGTAATCATTCTTTCGTAACATTGTTATTGTGGTATTGTTACTCTAACAATATTATCGTAATATTGTTCTTGCATTACATAATATAATGGATATTGAGGAATGGTCAATCATTATTGAATCAACTTGAAATAGTGTTAAAACATTGTATCTTTGATGTTGTGAGATTTAACTCAATTAAATTTGATGGTATAACATTATTGTTGATAACTAATAGAGGGCCACCGGCTTTTgcatatttttttattattaatgaTCCAATGCTTTGTTTTGAATGTCGGAAATTTGAAGAAGAAGTTTGAGAAATCAAGTTCTGAAAAAAAAAGTCACCCAAAAGATGGTATATAAAAAAAAAGTACCACACTCACAAATCAGTCATGAAGATAGGCGTGAAGAAAACAACGTTATTGAAATTGAAATACTAGTAGAGacttttattatgtatgattatGTATATACTTGTTGTAGGattttcacatacattttagcaTATCGGGGGCGAATCAAGTATTCACttgctttttattattgtaataattAAAGTTTGATCGTTTAACATAGTATATGTGTTACTTTGATAAATGAATGATATTACAAAGAACACAATTCCATCGACGTGTTATTTTGTTGCGTAAATGTAATGATGTTACAAAGaaacacaattactatatcattGTTACTTTGTTGCGTAAATGATGTTACAAGAATACACGTCACtttaaaaatgcaaaaaaatcttTATCATTACACTTCAGAACTacattatacaccgtcttatatAATACACGaactaaataataattattgtaaCATTGTTGTCATGTTAGTTTAATGAATTAATGttttacagtaacattgttacagtaaTATTGATATACCATTGATGAATTAAATATAACGAAGATGTTACAGTAACACTGTGTAACTTTGATTAATGACTGATGTTACTGTAGCACTATTGCTGTGACGTGGTAGAATAAGGATTGGTTGTATTGGAATTAGGAGGAAAGTACAAAGTTATCtaataaattaaaacaataaagtgGTGTTAAccatacaacaaacaacacaacaaTGGTAAAAGTGTCCACTAGCATTCCCACTTCAATAACATTGCTTTCTTCATGCCTATCTCCGTGATTGATTATTCAACGTCTTGcttttgtttgtatatattgtatccATGTGCGCCTTTTTTTATGTTGGTTGATTTCTTAAaccttcttctttcttcaattaacgacaacaaaaacaaaacattcgacAATTACTAGATAAACCATATGCGAAATTCAAATGGTCCATTATTAATGATAATTTCACAAGAATAACAATATTACAAGAACATCATTACAAAGAACATCATTGTGAGTTTGTGACAATGTTAAACCATATTTATTTGAAAAAAATCACataacatcaaatatacaatgttGTAAGAATATTTTAAGTTCAATTCTCACATGCGATTTTTAATGTTACTTTAACGCTATTACGAAGAATAAAGTCGTTGATTATTTTTTTACGAAAACTAATTGAATCCTCACATTTACCGCAATCATATTTTTACGCTATTAAGTTATACCTTCTATTCATGCCTTGACAAGAAGGAATATGATTTGTCAAACCCGAATATTCCATGAAGTAATAATGTTACATAATAATGTTACGATAATAATATTACGATCCGCAATGAAATCCGCAAATCGAACTTGATGAACATGTAAGTAACAAATAAAACTAGTTTAAAAAAATGACACATCAAACAAAACGCGAACAATCAGTAGCATGATTCAAATTCAATAACATAAAGAATGTGCGTATTGTAAACACATTCTAGAGGTTTcaaatttaatgaaaaaaatcagACAATCGAACTAGCGAAGTTatataaaatcacaaaaattagaaGTTTCAAGTTTCCAGTAATCGTCATTGAAAACGCGATCCCTGAAAAATTTATACACATATTTAAAACGCATTCTAAGAACCTCAAAAGTAAAATCAATAATAAAATTATTTGTACGCATGTTGTTCTCAGTATCATGCATAACAATACaagtaatgaaaataaaatacGAGAAACAAAAAGCATCATCGAAAATACGTATCGTAAAAATTATAAGTTGAACATCAATTacgaaaattaaaaattcaataaCCAAATCGAGTTGCTGTAATTGAATAAAAATTTAAAAGCAACTACAAAGGTGTAGATCtagaaaaaaaacctaaaaatcagGTGAAGGTATGCGATCTAAATATGCGATTTTAATTAAAGGATATGAAATCGGAAattgattaaattgtttaaattATTGAACCGATTCAATCTTGGATTGCTTGAATCATAAATTGCTTGAATTGATTAAACTAATAGAATCACGAATTGCTTGAATTCATAAAATCGACATTCTAAGTTGAACATCaattaaaaaaattgaaattcaATAATAAATAGATTTGTTGTAATTGAATAAGAATTTCAAAGCAAATATAACTAACTTTGAAAATCGATCGATTGAAGATGCGCGATCGAAGGATGCGAAATCAGAGTTTAACTAATCTACTCTGAATTATTGAATCGTAAATTGCAAAAATCGTGGATGAACTGTGAAACACGTGTGAATGTAAAAATCTTTAAAGTTTCAGCGTTAATGGTTGAGATTAATTTTGCTGGAATTGTGAAGGAGATGAATTAATTTACAGAGGAATAATGAGATTTAGAGAGATGTGCTTATAGAGAGAGAAAGTAATCTTTAATTATGACGGTAGAAAATGATGATTTGGGGTTTATATAGGTGAGCTAGAATTAATCTCAGCCattcattaggagtagatctaatggatgagattaaaatgctagactcacctaagatacctagactcacttgatgcaatttcttcatatatatatatatatatatatatatatatatatatatatatatatatatatatatatatatatatatatatatatacatgtatatatatatataaagggatcatgtaagtccaccatTTTAGGTTGAGTCCGTAAGTCCTAATCTAGGCCCTTAGATGAGAAAGATAAaaggctaagattaaaacaaaatGAAAGGCTAAGATTAAATTAGACAAACCCTGACTCTCCCTCACAATTCACTCACCCACTTTCTctgactaaaaaaaaaaaactctcccTCAGCCTTTCTCCCATCTTACCCGCCACCACCTGCCACCTGTTGGCGCCGCCACCACCCACCAATGACGCCTATGACGCCGGCCACCCTCCTCGCACCACCACTCACCGACAGCCAACTCACAACCGTCCtcccttctcttttttttttttttttttttcacagatTTGCCGCCTCTCTCGTCCGCCGCCTCTCCCTCCTCTTCCTTTACCGCATCTCCTCATCATATGCCGCCTCCCTCATAGTCCCTGCTACCCCTTCCGACATCAACTCGTTTTTATGGTGAGTTTTTTTCAGATTTGGGGTTTTTTgtgtgttggtgttgatgttatTGTTGGGGGTGGTGATGCCGTGCTGTTGGTGGTGATGCCGTGGAGGTGttgtttagggtttagggttgatgttgttgttggtcTTTCCggtttggtggtggtggagggagtgGGCTGGTGGTGCGTGGTGCGTGGTGCGTGGTGCAGCCTTGtccttctctttcttttttttttttttttccagatatgAGATAATAagtggttgatgttgttgttggttgttgcggtttggaggtggtggtgctgtGGTGGTTGGGGTAGGAGGTGGTAGGATGGTGGTGATGGTGAAAGAAGAGTTGTTAGCATAAAGTTACACTTCTGTGTACTAAAGTTACAAATTTACGGACTAGAGTTACACTCGTTAGTCAATAAAATTACACCTttattgactaaagttacacttttgaaggacaaaagttacacttgaaaggactaaagttacaataacAAAATATATTAATTCAAATTTTCACATACAATTCActattatgactaaagttacaactccaatgactaaagttaccCTTAAAAGGGGTAAAATTACACCTGTAAAAGTATAGAAACCAccatacgactaaagttacatctaaaatgactaaagttacaactaaaacgactaaagttatactcgtaaaaaaataaagttacatatacttttgttaaaattacataaattccaatttataaattcaaattttcataTACAAAATGACCTTAAAGACAAAAGTTCCACTCATGAATCAATAAATGagtaaaattacactcataaagtaGTAAAGTTACACTAAAAAATGATTGGCTAAGAatgggacttagggactcaaccaaatttgtggacttaCACAACCTATctctataaatatatatatatatatatatatatatatatatatatatatatatatatatatatatatatatagagagagagagagagagagagagagagagagagagagatgggagttctaatgagtccaacatgtgtcattgagtccataagtccctctaagggccattggatggactcaatggatggttgagattaatttgattaagggctattaaaaaaaaaaggaaaaaaatgtggatggttggattgagatgggtggttgagattgaaaattaccaaaaaaaattaccactaatcaaatttctatacactaattaatttttctttctctctctagcccctaattaatcagttttgagtttcagatttcagaagtgtaaatgtaatgttgtatgagttttacaagtgtaaatgtgatgttttacgagtgtaaatgtaacattttaagagtgtaaatttgtttttttgtgacggaaattttgaatttatataattttaacattttacaagtgtaaatgtgatgttttacgagtgtaaatgtaacattttaagagtgtaaatttgattttttgtgacggaaattttgaatttatataattttaacatttacaagtgtaaatttgatattttacgagtgtaaatgtaacattttaagagtgtaaatttgattttttgtgacggaaattttgaatttatataatttgaacattttacaagtgtaaatgtgatgttttacgagtgtaaatgtagtattttaagtgtaaatttgaaggtctacgagtgtaaatttgaaggtttaagagtgtaattttggtccttttagtgtaactttggtcctttacaagcgtaactttggtcctttacgagtaaaactttagtccgactatcaacaaacaccaccaacgtcgtcctccaccactaactcatatccacaaaaaactATGAATGCAAATCTATATAactttaacgagtgtaaatgtacagatatacGGGTGTAAATGTAAGgtaatatgagtgtaaatgtaagaaacatgagtgtaaatgtaagaaaacatgagtgtaaatgtaaagaaatatgagtgtaaatgtagagaaatatgagtgtaaatgtaacaaaatatgagtgtaaatgtaaagaagtacgattgtaaatgtaaaaaaatatgagtaaaataaatatatttatcagatctaagaataaaaatgatgataatacgttttttttttcaaaaatcaactatatatttattagatctacgaATAAGATCAACAAAATATACttacataataaataatatatttcATATTTGGTAAATCAACAAAATCTGAGAACAATTTATTATACTTCataagagtgtaaatgtaaagaaatgcgagtgtaaatgtgaggaaatacaagtgtaaatttaaagaaaaacgTGTAACTTTAAAATAACACAAAAAAATAAATAGATCTGAATAGAtctaaaaaagaaaaacaaaaaaagacgAAATATGCAAGTAAAAATTAACCACccacaataacaaatgaaaataataataaaattttttttgtaacaacaacaacattaccaagcaattttggaaaaaaaaaatatctgaaatagaaaagaaaaaaaaaaaaagcaaaatcaCCGTATTCTTTTATTTAACCAAACACAACAAGCAAACACCATACATCATGACATAACCAAACAATACCCATATTTCTGATCGACAACAACACCATTAATATTTCTAAATTCAGATCTCGTGTTGCTGTGGGTGGTGGTTGAAGGAGGCGGCGGTGGTGGTGTATTCGAAAAAGCAGGGGAAGGTGGTGGCTGGTGTGGTGCGTGAGGGTGGTGGTGTGTTCGAAAAAGCAGGGGAAGGTGGTGGCTGCCGTGGTGCGTGAGGGTGGTGGTTgaaggaggtggtggtggtggtgtgttcGAAAAAGACGGGGGAaggtggtggctgttgtggtgcgTGAGGCAGATCTGCGGTTCTGGTTGGAGGTTGTGGTTGGAGGGAGGAGTCGAGTGAGGGAGGTCGGTTAGGGAGTCGGATGAAAGGGAGGGAGTTGGTCAGTCGGTTGGTGTCGGGTAGTGGTGTGGTGTGGAACTGGCTTTTTATGGGGTTGTGTGTGGTGGTATTGGTCAGACCTGGAAGAAGCGGGAGAGAGGAGTGCGGTGGTGGGTGGGTGTTTTTCGGGAGAAGCGGGAGAGAGAAGGCGGCATAGGAGGGGAGGAGATCTGTGGCGTTTTTGGTCGGGTCGTGTGTGGTTGTTGCGGGGAGTGGTGGTGACGGGTGTGTGGGTGGATGGTGGTGTGTGAGTGGCCGGCAGGAGAGGTGCGTCGTAGTGGTGGTGGCGGGTGTGTGAGTGGTGGGTGGTGTGTCGTGGTGGTGGCGGGTGATGACTGATGAgggggaaatttttttttttgatttttttgaattatttggtttttgatttttgttggatttttgaaaggaattgaatttttttgatttttagagagatgagaggaatgataattgtgtgagatgagagaaaagtgagtgaaaaataaatgttatatagtaaaattagtggTTGATTAGTGAAGGTAGGGAGAGAAAGTGATTAATTAGCTTCAATCCCCTTCATTTAGCATTAATCCCTCCCTtttccccttcaatctcaaccctccatcctatcttttcaatggcccTTAAGACGACTCATGGACTCAATGAATttgggtggactcacttgatccttcttctatatatatatatatatattgattgattgatgctGAATATGTGTCCAACATGCGCAGTTATGAAAAGCTTACAGGAAGGAATACAATGTATAATTCAAAGCATGTGAAAGCAAGAACAAAATATCTTACAGGAAGGAATACAATGTATAATTCAAAGCATgtgaaaacaaagaacaaaatatCTAACCTGCACAGTTTATTTCCGGAAGGTGAAAAATTGTGGACAATCCATTCTGGAATAATTTCTTCCAATAGTTTTAGCTGCTCCTCAATTTCACCTGTAAATACAATGCAGTATTCCATAAATTTCTCCATCTTGTATATTCTTCCATTTAGTCTCATGAAAGATTGATctaatgtttgatgaaatgtgagacCAACTCATTAGTTATATAAATAATATACTCATACCCATAAACTCACTAAGATAATTACTATTCCATTTAAACCTCATTTTGGTCATTCTTATGATAACAGTATATTGGGACAGCCGCATATTGAAATATTAGTATACTATTGGGAAACGGAACTTGTAATTGTCCAAGCTTACTTTCATCAGTTATGTCTGAATGGCAGACAGTCAGGTTGCGAATCAGGGCCTCTTTTCTAATAGCTGAAGATTTAGGGTTCTGGAACAATAATTGGATCCTGTCAAACATCTTTGGCAGGTTGACTATCATCAGTTTCCTCTTTGATTGTTCTACCTTTTTCTT is a genomic window containing:
- the LOC141629523 gene encoding uncharacterized protein LOC141629523; protein product: MDRESKKVYEVDVDGKTLVCSCKRFQRFGILCRHCVWVLHNKGFDEIPSEYLLPRWSNYATFRPIFNVVGTSLEADCASIDTRQNTISELWSGVFTAVSLVEDDEEKEKELLELLQSFNEKLLISSSGGKSKSKKTQIETLLGSKIPTKAHILPPNQAKNKGSGRRMTSEKEKAMEEHAKPLRKCRACGEMARHDSRNCPSQLPNK